The following proteins are co-located in the Brevibacillus laterosporus DSM 25 genome:
- a CDS encoding pseudouridine-5'-phosphate glycosidase, which yields MKNYLTFTEEVAHALENKLPIVALETTIISHGMPYPQNIEMAKKVEQIIRDNGAVPATIGIMDGKIKIGLTDQELQEFATNKSVEKVSRRDFPYILATGKIGATTVAGTMIAAELAGIEMFATGGIGGVHREGEVTWDVSADLTELANTSVAVVCAGCKSILDIGRTLEYLETQGVPVVGYKTDEFPSFYSRKSGYGVDFKLDTPDSVASVMDTKWKLGMQGGMVISNPVPEESALPYDQIEAAIQQALAEAKENNIAGKKVTPFLLSKVKELTAGKSLETNIALVYHNAEVAAKIAVEYKKKQHQ from the coding sequence ATGAAAAACTACTTAACTTTTACTGAAGAGGTTGCACACGCCCTAGAAAATAAATTACCGATCGTCGCTTTGGAAACAACCATTATCTCTCACGGTATGCCGTATCCACAAAATATTGAGATGGCTAAAAAAGTTGAGCAAATCATTCGCGATAACGGTGCTGTACCAGCTACTATTGGTATCATGGATGGCAAAATTAAAATTGGTCTTACCGATCAAGAATTACAAGAATTCGCTACTAACAAATCCGTCGAGAAAGTAAGCCGCCGTGATTTCCCTTATATCCTAGCAACAGGTAAAATTGGAGCGACCACTGTTGCAGGCACTATGATTGCTGCTGAACTAGCTGGTATCGAAATGTTTGCTACAGGTGGTATTGGTGGGGTTCACCGTGAAGGAGAAGTAACGTGGGACGTATCTGCTGACCTAACAGAATTGGCGAATACTAGCGTAGCCGTGGTTTGCGCAGGTTGCAAATCAATTCTAGATATCGGACGTACATTGGAATACTTAGAAACACAAGGTGTACCAGTAGTTGGTTACAAAACAGACGAATTCCCTTCCTTCTACTCCCGTAAGAGCGGCTACGGCGTTGACTTCAAATTGGACACGCCTGATTCAGTAGCTTCCGTAATGGATACGAAATGGAAGCTAGGTATGCAGGGTGGAATGGTTATCTCCAATCCTGTACCAGAAGAATCTGCTCTTCCATACGATCAGATTGAAGCTGCAATCCAGCAAGCATTAGCTGAAGCCAAAGAAAATAATATCGCTGGTAAAAAAGTAACACCTTTCTTGCTTTCAAAAGTAAAAGAACTAACAGCAGGCAAAAGCTTAGAAACCAACATCGCACTTGTATATCACAACGCAGAGGTAGCTGCTAAGATTGCAGTTGAATACAAAAAGAAACAACATCAATAA
- a CDS encoding YfcC family protein yields the protein MNALFFKMKRRNKHPRELNVFVLLLGILLLATVLTYIVPAGEYARVEIDGRNVVNPTSFHFLPSKPVHPFDTLISIHKGMVETADIIFFVLMVGGTYGIITYSGAMEALVLTMARRLGNQEKWLVPLMMLFFGVCGSLMAMAEETLPYLALLIPLALALGFDVITGAAIVLVGAQIGFSTALINPFTIGVAQKIAELPLFSGMSFRIGLFVVLYIVSVTFVYRYAMKVKRDPSKGFFVENSFGKEMPRSYFTPIDLQASDKQKVVDHKVFLTKHKLVLLSFLLTLGTIAFGVIKQGWFISEIATIFLGLALVSGLICRMSGNEFVTCFIRGAADLLEGALIIGMARAILLVLTEGQVMDTILFYSAQAIQQIPSSLTAMGMFILQCFLNVIVPSGSGQAALTMPIMTPLADLVGITRQTAVLAFQLGDGFTNIVTPTSGYFMAGLALAKIPWIRWFKWIMPLIGLQIIVGGIAIIVAQVIGYGPY from the coding sequence ATGAATGCACTATTTTTCAAGATGAAAAGGAGAAACAAGCATCCTAGAGAATTAAACGTCTTCGTCTTGTTGCTAGGCATTTTACTATTGGCAACTGTACTTACGTATATAGTACCTGCTGGAGAATATGCTCGCGTTGAGATTGATGGGCGTAATGTGGTTAATCCCACTAGCTTTCACTTTCTACCGTCTAAGCCTGTCCATCCATTTGATACGCTGATTAGTATTCATAAAGGAATGGTTGAGACAGCCGACATTATTTTCTTTGTCCTCATGGTAGGAGGAACATATGGAATTATTACATACTCCGGCGCAATGGAGGCTTTGGTGCTAACTATGGCACGTAGGCTAGGGAATCAGGAAAAATGGCTGGTTCCACTGATGATGCTATTCTTTGGTGTCTGTGGTTCCTTAATGGCAATGGCTGAGGAGACACTACCGTATCTAGCCTTACTTATTCCTTTAGCTTTGGCATTAGGTTTTGATGTAATTACAGGTGCAGCGATTGTACTAGTAGGGGCCCAAATCGGTTTTAGTACTGCTCTTATTAATCCTTTTACTATTGGTGTTGCTCAGAAGATAGCAGAACTTCCTCTGTTTTCTGGTATGAGCTTTCGAATTGGGCTATTTGTGGTTCTATACATAGTTAGTGTTACCTTTGTATATCGCTATGCGATGAAAGTGAAGAGAGACCCATCTAAAGGTTTCTTTGTGGAGAATAGCTTTGGAAAAGAGATGCCTCGTAGTTATTTTACTCCTATTGATTTGCAAGCCTCAGACAAACAAAAGGTAGTAGATCACAAAGTATTTCTCACCAAGCACAAGCTTGTTCTACTTAGCTTCCTGCTGACATTAGGTACAATTGCATTTGGTGTCATCAAGCAAGGGTGGTTTATTTCTGAGATTGCCACCATATTTTTAGGTTTAGCGTTGGTATCTGGTTTAATCTGCCGTATGAGTGGAAACGAGTTTGTTACTTGCTTTATCAGAGGGGCAGCAGATTTATTAGAAGGGGCTCTAATCATTGGAATGGCCCGGGCTATCTTACTGGTTCTGACAGAAGGGCAGGTAATGGATACGATTCTGTTCTATTCAGCTCAAGCTATTCAGCAGATACCCTCCTCTTTAACAGCTATGGGCATGTTTATCCTTCAATGCTTTTTAAATGTGATTGTCCCGTCGGGGAGTGGTCAAGCGGCACTAACAATGCCAATCATGACACCTTTGGCTGATTTGGTGGGCATCACTCGTCAGACCGCAGTATTAGCCTTTCAATTGGGAGACGGCTTTACTAATATTGTAACTCCTACCTCTGGATATTTTATGGCTGGACTAGCCTTGGCCAAAATTCCGTGGATTCGCTGGTTTAAGTGGATTATGCCTCTAATTGGTTTGCAGATAATAGTGGGAGGTATTGCTATCATCGTTGCACAGGTGATTGGATATGGGCCTTACTAA
- a CDS encoding copper homeostasis protein CutC, protein MLLEVIATTVDDAKRAEAGGADRLELITGIVEGGLTPSYALIKHVVNQVKIPVHVMVRPHSQSFVYTIDDLKVMQQDIQTIRELGAAGVVLGTLTPDNHIDFRALEALLTETGHMHVTFHRAFDEVENQLEALEQLLQYKEITHILTSGGKSSALQAVDQIKTLVERTASTHLTILAGAGLTIDTVPTFVKETGVREVHFGTGVRQNGQALEPVDPQLVALLKRKL, encoded by the coding sequence ATGCTGCTTGAAGTAATTGCAACTACAGTAGATGATGCGAAGCGAGCAGAGGCAGGCGGAGCGGATCGATTGGAATTGATTACAGGTATTGTGGAAGGAGGACTTACTCCTAGCTATGCTTTAATAAAACATGTGGTCAATCAAGTGAAGATCCCCGTACATGTGATGGTGCGTCCTCATAGCCAATCCTTTGTTTATACGATAGACGATCTAAAAGTGATGCAGCAAGATATACAAACCATCCGGGAATTAGGTGCAGCAGGTGTGGTTCTTGGGACTTTAACGCCTGATAATCACATTGATTTTCGGGCATTAGAGGCTTTGTTAACAGAAACAGGTCATATGCATGTTACATTTCATCGGGCGTTTGATGAAGTAGAGAACCAACTAGAAGCGCTTGAACAATTACTACAGTATAAAGAGATTACTCACATTCTAACATCTGGTGGCAAGTCAAGTGCCCTACAAGCGGTTGATCAGATTAAAACATTGGTAGAACGAACTGCTTCTACACACCTAACCATATTAGCAGGTGCTGGTTTAACAATAGATACCGTGCCCACCTTTGTAAAAGAGACAGGCGTTAGGGAAGTCCATTTTGGCACGGGAGTAAGGCAGAATGGACAAGCATTGGAACCGGTGGATCCGCAATTAGTTGCTTTATTGAAAAGGAAACTATAA
- a CDS encoding PTS transporter subunit EIIC produces MLAFLQKIGKALMLPVATLPAAALLLRFGAIDYVNDFNMGTTGEFLNHYIAPFLKAGGSAIFDNLPLIFAVGVAIGLAGDAVAALAAVIAQLVLLNVLKAVPPAFAFIDDAMKLDMGVLGGIMSGGLAAFFYNKYYNIKLPDWLGFFSGKRFVPIITSSTMVVLGLLCGLVWGPVQEALNSFGNTVVGMGAVGSGIFGIANRVLIPFGLHHVINTIAWFEIGTFTSAAGELVKGDLNRFFAGDPSAGLFMTGFFPIMMFAMPAIALAIVHTAKPENRKTVASIFLSTAIAAFLTGITEPVEFAFMFAAPLLYGIHAVLTGAIAFIIVELGVRLGFGFSAGLIDYLVNFKWSQKPLLLWPIGLATFVLYYFLFRIMIKKLNLKTPGREDDFVAAADGDKAKSNDAMKEKAEKVLTNIGGKENIKNIDACITRLRLVVNDDQKVNDAALKQLGAAGVMRLGQGSVQIVFGTQSEILKDEIKKL; encoded by the coding sequence ATGTTGGCTTTTCTTCAAAAGATTGGTAAAGCTTTGATGCTTCCAGTCGCAACATTACCAGCTGCAGCTCTATTGCTACGTTTTGGAGCGATCGACTATGTTAATGACTTTAACATGGGCACAACTGGTGAATTTTTAAATCATTACATTGCTCCATTCCTGAAAGCAGGCGGTTCTGCTATTTTTGATAACTTACCTTTAATATTTGCTGTCGGGGTAGCCATTGGTTTGGCAGGAGACGCAGTTGCAGCTTTAGCAGCGGTAATTGCACAATTAGTTTTACTGAATGTGTTGAAAGCGGTTCCACCTGCATTCGCTTTCATCGATGATGCGATGAAATTGGATATGGGCGTACTAGGCGGTATTATGTCTGGTGGATTGGCGGCTTTCTTCTACAACAAGTATTACAATATCAAGCTTCCGGATTGGCTAGGATTCTTTAGTGGGAAACGATTTGTTCCAATCATTACATCCTCTACCATGGTAGTTTTAGGTCTGCTATGTGGTCTTGTATGGGGTCCTGTACAAGAGGCGCTTAATTCATTTGGTAATACGGTTGTAGGTATGGGGGCTGTAGGTAGTGGTATCTTTGGTATCGCTAACCGTGTACTAATTCCATTTGGTTTGCACCATGTTATTAACACGATAGCTTGGTTTGAAATTGGTACCTTTACAAGTGCGGCTGGTGAGCTCGTAAAAGGTGACTTGAACCGCTTCTTTGCGGGAGATCCATCTGCTGGACTATTTATGACAGGATTTTTCCCAATCATGATGTTCGCTATGCCAGCGATCGCACTCGCAATCGTTCACACAGCGAAGCCTGAAAACCGCAAAACGGTTGCTTCTATCTTCTTAAGTACAGCAATCGCAGCGTTCTTGACAGGTATCACAGAGCCAGTAGAATTTGCATTCATGTTTGCTGCTCCATTACTATATGGTATCCACGCTGTTTTAACAGGTGCTATCGCCTTTATCATTGTTGAATTAGGTGTACGTCTAGGCTTTGGATTCTCTGCTGGTCTTATTGACTACTTGGTTAACTTTAAATGGTCGCAAAAACCACTTCTGCTTTGGCCGATTGGTCTTGCTACCTTCGTACTTTACTACTTCCTGTTCCGCATTATGATTAAAAAGCTGAACCTGAAAACGCCTGGTCGTGAAGATGATTTCGTAGCAGCAGCCGATGGTGATAAGGCGAAAAGCAATGATGCTATGAAGGAAAAAGCAGAAAAAGTTTTGACAAACATCGGTGGAAAAGAAAATATCAAGAACATTGATGCATGTATTACTCGTCTTCGTTTGGTAGTAAATGATGACCAAAAAGTAAATGATGCAGCCTTGAAGCAACTAGGTGCAGCAGGTGTTATGCGCTTAGGTCAAGGTAGTGTACAAATTGTTTTTGGTACACAATCTGAGATATTAAAAGATGAGATTAAAAAACTGTAA
- the nagB gene encoding glucosamine-6-phosphate deaminase — MRVIVSENYQELSKKAAEIMAEQLKKKPTSVLGLATGSTPRGMYKELISMHQAGNVDFSQITTFNLDEYVGLTADHDQSYSYFMWDNLFSHVNIKKEQTNIPSGMFTDAKAECSRYEKALEEADGIDIQILGIGHNGHIGFNEPDQAFTLSTHVVELAPETIEANARFFTDISEVPKQAVTMGIGGIMKARHVLLLVNDKSKAEAVRHLFTGMVDPQVPVSILQLHPNLTVLVDRATADLLPLQAQSRKAVLQG, encoded by the coding sequence ATGAGAGTAATCGTATCAGAAAATTATCAGGAATTAAGTAAAAAAGCTGCTGAAATAATGGCAGAGCAGTTGAAAAAAAAGCCTACATCCGTGCTAGGCTTGGCTACAGGAAGCACACCAAGAGGTATGTATAAGGAATTAATTAGCATGCACCAAGCGGGAAACGTTGATTTTAGCCAAATCACAACGTTTAACCTTGATGAATATGTGGGACTGACTGCTGACCACGATCAAAGCTACAGCTACTTCATGTGGGATAACTTGTTCTCTCATGTAAATATTAAAAAAGAACAAACGAATATCCCATCGGGTATGTTTACGGATGCAAAGGCAGAGTGTTCCCGATATGAGAAGGCACTGGAAGAAGCAGATGGCATCGATATTCAAATTTTGGGTATTGGCCATAATGGGCACATTGGCTTTAATGAGCCGGATCAAGCGTTTACATTATCCACCCATGTAGTAGAACTAGCACCTGAGACCATCGAAGCAAATGCTCGCTTCTTTACTGATATATCCGAAGTGCCTAAGCAAGCAGTTACGATGGGGATTGGTGGGATCATGAAAGCACGCCACGTCCTGTTACTTGTAAATGACAAGAGTAAAGCTGAAGCTGTGCGTCATTTATTCACAGGAATGGTTGATCCACAAGTACCTGTATCAATCTTACAGCTACATCCTAATTTGACCGTATTGGTAGATCGTGCAACGGCTGATTTATTGCCTTTGCAAGCTCAATCAAGAAAAGCTGTTCTTCAAGGCTAG
- a CDS encoding PTS sugar transporter subunit IIA, protein MFSKLFSRKKEVQPTLLLAPLTGKAVNLEEVPDPVFSQKIAGDGLAIDPTEGVLVAPVDAKVVHLFNTGHAIGLQTADGAEILMHIGIDTVNLNGEGFSAKVTTGQDVKAGDTLIEFDLDIIKKAGYPAITPIIITNSDAVESMKQFVGASVTRGQEKVLEVTLKA, encoded by the coding sequence ATGTTTAGCAAACTATTTTCACGTAAAAAAGAAGTTCAGCCAACTCTACTGCTAGCACCACTAACTGGTAAGGCAGTTAACTTAGAAGAAGTACCAGATCCTGTTTTTTCTCAAAAAATTGCTGGTGATGGCTTAGCTATCGATCCAACAGAAGGTGTTTTGGTAGCACCTGTTGATGCGAAAGTGGTTCATTTGTTTAACACAGGACACGCAATCGGCTTGCAGACAGCTGATGGTGCTGAAATCTTGATGCATATCGGGATTGATACTGTTAACTTAAATGGCGAAGGTTTCTCAGCAAAAGTAACGACTGGCCAAGATGTAAAAGCTGGCGATACTCTGATTGAATTTGATTTAGATATCATTAAGAAGGCAGGCTATCCTGCAATCACACCAATTATTATTACAAATAGCGATGCTGTAGAAAGCATGAAACAATTTGTAGGTGCTTCTGTAACACGCGGTCAGGAAAAAGTTCTTGAAGTAACGCTTAAAGCTTAA
- the glcT gene encoding glucose PTS transporter transcription antiterminator GlcT, producing the protein MYKSQDYNISRILSNNVVLVSDPTVNTEVVLLGKGLGFGQKAGNPIAKNDERIEKRFRMENELHLNQFQSLLTQIDQTVIEIAEEIISWVCDEMTPEINELIHVALPDHIQFAVHRLSSGMEIVNPFLFEIQALYPQEFILAERSAALIEDTFTITVPESEIGFLALHIHSAVSYIPVAQTVKHTNLILEMIQMVEERLTLKVTKESLHYTRMITHFRFVLERLMEGKTIENPLLDRVKSMLPEAYELALQLGELISQKLDVKVPEDEVGYMAMHLFRLFQLVKDIKE; encoded by the coding sequence GTGTACAAAAGCCAAGATTATAACATAAGCCGAATTTTAAGTAATAACGTCGTCTTGGTAAGCGATCCAACTGTGAATACAGAAGTGGTCTTGCTTGGGAAGGGTCTTGGATTTGGGCAAAAAGCAGGCAACCCGATTGCGAAGAATGATGAACGTATTGAGAAGCGCTTTCGAATGGAAAATGAGCTTCACTTAAATCAGTTCCAATCTCTTCTGACCCAAATCGATCAGACGGTGATTGAAATTGCAGAAGAGATCATTTCATGGGTTTGCGATGAAATGACGCCTGAAATCAATGAATTGATTCATGTTGCTTTACCTGACCATATCCAGTTTGCTGTGCATCGCTTGTCAAGCGGTATGGAAATTGTAAACCCTTTCCTATTCGAGATTCAAGCGCTGTATCCGCAGGAGTTCATTCTTGCTGAACGATCGGCGGCCTTAATCGAAGATACCTTCACGATTACTGTTCCAGAAAGTGAAATCGGATTCTTGGCATTGCATATTCACTCGGCTGTTAGCTACATTCCAGTAGCGCAGACAGTGAAGCATACAAACCTCATCCTTGAGATGATTCAGATGGTGGAAGAGCGTTTAACATTGAAGGTAACAAAGGAAAGCTTACATTATACTCGAATGATTACGCATTTCCGTTTCGTTCTAGAACGATTGATGGAAGGCAAAACAATAGAAAATCCCTTGTTGGATCGCGTAAAGTCCATGCTTCCAGAGGCATATGAGCTTGCCCTGCAATTGGGAGAGCTTATCTCACAAAAGTTAGATGTTAAAGTGCCCGAGGATGAAGTGGGATACATGGCAATGCATTTGTTCCGTTTGTTTCAACTCGTAAAGGACATAAAAGAATAA
- a CDS encoding DoxX family membrane protein, with amino-acid sequence MVAWLRQSQSASVVLLLVRLYLGYTWITSGWGKISGGGFATEGFLKGAIEKASGDHPSVQGWWAAFLENFALPGASFFNFLIPWGEFLVGLALLLGLLTTFAGLMGISMNYAFLFSGTVSINPYLILLTTFILIAGRNAGYFGLDRLVLPYWDKKRGKQNMRLR; translated from the coding sequence ATGGTAGCTTGGCTACGACAATCTCAAAGTGCTTCAGTAGTTTTATTATTGGTTCGTCTTTATTTGGGGTATACGTGGATTACCTCTGGTTGGGGCAAGATAAGTGGTGGAGGCTTTGCAACTGAGGGCTTCTTAAAAGGAGCGATTGAAAAAGCGTCTGGTGATCATCCTTCTGTTCAAGGCTGGTGGGCTGCTTTTCTGGAAAATTTCGCATTACCGGGTGCTTCCTTTTTCAATTTCTTAATTCCTTGGGGAGAATTCCTGGTAGGACTTGCGTTATTACTAGGGCTGTTAACCACATTCGCTGGATTAATGGGAATTTCTATGAATTACGCATTCTTATTTAGTGGTACAGTAAGTATTAATCCATACTTGATTTTATTAACCACGTTTATTTTAATTGCTGGTCGTAATGCCGGCTACTTTGGGTTAGATCGATTGGTCCTTCCATATTGGGATAAAAAACGAGGTAAGCAGAATATGCGGCTTCGTTAA
- the rbsB gene encoding ribose ABC transporter substrate-binding protein RbsB, translating into MKKYLKVALASTMLLSVLAGCSTQSSLEDNKAPAPDAKKEGVTIGLSISTLNNPFFVTLKEGAEKAAKDAGVNLIVVDSQDDTAKQISGVEDLIQKKVDVILVNPTDSAAISTAVESANAANIPVVTVDRAAEGGKVTAHIASDNVKGGEMAGQFILDSLGGKGNVVELEGIPGSSAARDRGKGFHNAVDNKDGLKVTATQPADFNRAKGMSVMENILQGNKNIQAVFAHNDEMALGALQAIEAAGLKEVKVVGFDATDDAVTAVKDGKLAATVAQKPAEIGKKAVETAIKVSKGEKVDEFIPVDLELIKK; encoded by the coding sequence ATGAAGAAGTACCTGAAAGTAGCATTGGCATCAACTATGCTTTTATCTGTACTAGCAGGTTGTTCAACTCAATCCAGCTTAGAGGACAACAAGGCACCAGCCCCTGATGCGAAAAAAGAAGGTGTCACCATCGGGCTCTCTATCTCTACTTTAAATAACCCATTCTTTGTAACGCTTAAAGAAGGGGCAGAAAAGGCGGCCAAAGACGCAGGGGTAAATCTGATTGTCGTAGATTCTCAGGATGATACCGCTAAACAAATAAGCGGAGTCGAGGATTTAATCCAGAAAAAAGTGGATGTCATTTTGGTTAATCCAACCGATAGCGCAGCCATTTCCACAGCAGTTGAATCAGCAAATGCAGCGAACATTCCAGTAGTTACGGTGGACCGTGCCGCGGAAGGCGGAAAAGTAACTGCACACATCGCTTCCGACAACGTGAAAGGTGGAGAAATGGCTGGTCAGTTCATACTAGATTCTTTAGGTGGGAAAGGAAACGTGGTTGAACTGGAGGGTATTCCGGGTTCCTCGGCAGCACGTGATCGAGGTAAAGGCTTCCACAATGCTGTAGACAATAAAGATGGTCTAAAAGTAACAGCTACCCAACCAGCAGATTTTAATCGTGCTAAAGGCATGAGCGTTATGGAAAACATTTTGCAAGGAAACAAAAACATCCAGGCTGTGTTTGCCCACAATGATGAAATGGCTTTGGGTGCCCTACAAGCAATAGAAGCAGCTGGTTTAAAAGAAGTGAAGGTAGTAGGCTTTGACGCTACTGATGATGCTGTCACAGCTGTAAAGGATGGAAAACTAGCGGCAACAGTTGCCCAAAAACCGGCTGAAATCGGTAAAAAAGCTGTAGAGACTGCTATTAAAGTATCCAAGGGTGAAAAGGTGGATGAGTTTATCCCAGTTGATTTGGAGTTAATTAAAAAGTAG
- a CDS encoding ABC transporter permease subunit, giving the protein MGPLLGLFLLVIILSIVSSDFLTVSNIFNVLRQVSINALIAFGMTFVILTGGIDLSVGSTLALSSALSAGMMASGGDPFLAIVVGLLAGLVMGAFNGILVAKGNVAPFIATLATMTVFRGLTLVYTEGKPITGLPDSFGMVGKSFFLQIPMPVIWMLLSFVALYFILKHTTFGRHVYALGSNEEATRLSGVSTTKVKIWVYSISGLFASLAGIILTSRLNSAQPTAGTSYELDAIAAVVLGGTSLSGGKGWIVGTLIGAMIIGVLNNGLNLLNVSSFYQLVAKGAVILIAVLLDRSKK; this is encoded by the coding sequence ATGGGCCCGTTACTGGGACTGTTTCTGTTAGTGATTATACTGTCCATCGTCAGCTCTGATTTTTTAACGGTAAGTAATATTTTTAATGTGCTACGCCAGGTATCAATTAATGCATTGATTGCATTTGGAATGACCTTTGTTATTTTAACAGGTGGTATTGATCTATCAGTAGGCTCTACCTTGGCTTTATCAAGTGCGTTGTCAGCAGGGATGATGGCTAGTGGTGGCGATCCATTCCTAGCAATCGTGGTTGGATTATTGGCAGGTCTGGTAATGGGTGCATTCAATGGGATTTTAGTTGCAAAGGGAAATGTAGCTCCCTTTATCGCGACATTGGCAACCATGACTGTTTTTCGAGGATTGACACTTGTTTATACAGAGGGAAAACCAATTACAGGACTGCCAGATAGCTTCGGAATGGTAGGAAAAAGCTTCTTTTTACAGATTCCGATGCCGGTGATCTGGATGTTACTTTCCTTTGTCGCATTGTATTTCATCTTAAAACATACGACATTTGGTCGTCATGTCTACGCTTTAGGAAGCAATGAGGAGGCAACCAGATTATCAGGGGTTTCTACCACTAAGGTAAAAATCTGGGTGTATTCTATCAGCGGTCTGTTTGCATCCTTAGCGGGTATTATTTTGACCTCACGCCTTAACTCTGCTCAGCCAACGGCAGGTACATCCTATGAGCTAGACGCCATTGCAGCAGTTGTTCTAGGGGGAACTAGTCTCTCTGGCGGTAAAGGCTGGATTGTTGGTACCTTAATCGGTGCCATGATTATCGGTGTGCTCAACAACGGTCTAAACCTGTTGAATGTATCATCCTTCTATCAACTGGTAGCCAAAGGGGCAGTCATTCTGATTGCTGTTTTGTTAGATCGTTCTAAAAAATAA
- a CDS encoding sugar ABC transporter ATP-binding protein — protein sequence MTDLLLEMKGICKSFPGVKVLDQVELTVRPGELVALMGENGAGKSTLMKILGGIYTKDSGTITVKGQSVPEMTTKLAAELGIGIIHQELNLISHLSVAENIFLGREFTYGKTKFINWKKLRQEAKIYLDQLGIQVDPDTKVGDLSVGQQQMIEIAKALSLQADILVLDEPTAALTNREIDALFEVIFALKNKGVGMIYISHRMEEIFQVSDRITVLRDGQYVGTKVTAETSMDELVKMMVGREITDRFPKVDVSLGEEKLRVDHLSVKGKLADVSFAVQAGEILGFAGLMGAGRSEVAKAIFGLERLESGSIKVEGRSVTINKPKDAIAAGIAFVTEDRKEEGLVLSLSVRENIALPNLSSLSSLGVLHKQKEQQLADETINKLLVKTHSSEQRVGSLSGGNQQKVVIGKWLATAPKILILDEPTRGVDIGAKKEIYDLMNRLAQAGVAIIMISSELPEVLGMSDRIIVMHEGKMTGEFSREEATQEIIMHAATGGGHSIASTSETDAYV from the coding sequence ATGACAGATTTATTGTTAGAAATGAAGGGCATCTGCAAGTCGTTTCCCGGTGTCAAAGTACTCGATCAGGTTGAGTTGACAGTGCGCCCAGGTGAACTAGTAGCGCTAATGGGTGAGAATGGAGCAGGTAAATCTACTCTTATGAAAATCCTTGGTGGTATTTATACCAAAGATAGCGGTACTATCACGGTCAAAGGTCAGTCGGTACCTGAGATGACTACGAAATTGGCTGCTGAACTGGGAATTGGGATTATTCATCAAGAATTGAACCTGATTTCCCATTTATCAGTTGCCGAAAATATCTTCTTGGGACGCGAATTTACGTATGGAAAAACCAAATTTATCAATTGGAAAAAGCTACGTCAGGAAGCAAAGATATATTTAGACCAATTGGGCATTCAAGTTGATCCTGATACCAAAGTGGGAGATTTATCAGTTGGTCAGCAACAAATGATCGAAATTGCTAAAGCGCTTTCATTGCAAGCGGACATCCTTGTACTAGATGAACCAACCGCAGCTCTTACCAATCGTGAAATCGATGCCTTGTTTGAGGTGATTTTTGCCCTCAAGAATAAAGGAGTAGGTATGATTTATATCTCGCATCGGATGGAGGAAATCTTTCAGGTCAGCGATCGCATCACCGTTCTTCGTGACGGTCAGTATGTTGGCACGAAAGTAACGGCTGAGACTAGCATGGATGAGCTGGTCAAAATGATGGTAGGTAGAGAAATTACAGATCGCTTCCCCAAGGTGGATGTTTCACTTGGCGAAGAGAAGCTGCGAGTAGATCACCTGTCGGTTAAAGGAAAACTGGCTGATGTCTCCTTTGCAGTACAAGCTGGCGAAATATTGGGATTTGCCGGATTAATGGGAGCAGGGCGTTCGGAAGTTGCTAAAGCTATTTTTGGACTCGAACGGCTGGAGTCAGGAAGTATTAAGGTAGAAGGCAGGTCTGTAACCATAAACAAGCCCAAGGATGCGATTGCGGCAGGGATTGCCTTTGTAACAGAAGACCGAAAAGAGGAAGGCTTGGTCCTTTCCTTATCCGTTCGTGAAAATATAGCGTTACCTAATCTGTCCAGCCTTTCATCCTTAGGGGTCCTTCACAAGCAGAAGGAACAGCAATTAGCAGATGAGACGATTAATAAATTGCTAGTTAAAACGCATAGCAGTGAGCAGAGGGTTGGTTCGTTGAGTGGGGGCAATCAGCAAAAGGTTGTTATTGGCAAATGGCTGGCAACTGCTCCAAAAATTTTAATTTTAGATGAACCGACGCGCGGTGTGGATATTGGAGCTAAGAAAGAGATTTATGATTTGATGAATCGCTTGGCACAGGCAGGTGTAGCAATCATCATGATCTCGTCAGAATTGCCAGAAGTCTTAGGAATGAGCGATCGTATTATCGTTATGCATGAAGGAAAAATGACGGGTGAATTCTCACGGGAGGAAGCTACTCAGGAAATCATTATGCACGCGGCAACAGGAGGAGGTCATTCAATTGCAAGCACAAGCGAAACCGACGCTTACGTTTAA